One region of Desulfobulbaceae bacterium genomic DNA includes:
- a CDS encoding transposase encodes MPRRARLIYSGVPIHIIQRGNNRQACFFADEDYLFYLDWLFEYAKVSGCAIHAFALMTNHVHLLLTPKQERSAGDLMKRLGQRYVQYINRTYDRSGTLWEGRFRSCITEQDDYLLACQRYIELNPVR; translated from the coding sequence ATGCCAAGACGAGCACGCCTTATATATTCCGGAGTTCCCATTCACATTATTCAGCGAGGCAACAATCGCCAAGCATGTTTTTTTGCGGATGAGGATTATCTTTTCTACCTTGACTGGTTGTTTGAATATGCCAAAGTTTCAGGGTGTGCAATTCATGCCTTTGCCCTTATGACCAACCATGTCCACCTCCTTTTGACACCAAAACAAGAACGAAGCGCCGGAGATTTGATGAAAAGACTCGGACAACGTTATGTTCAGTATATCAATCGAACCTATGATCGAAGTGGAACTCTCTGGGAGGGACGATTCCGATCATGTATAACAGAGCAAGATGACTATTTGCTAGCTTGCCAGCGCTATATAGAACTTAATCCTGTACGG